The genomic stretch TCTCACGCCTGGCCATCATGGCGCTGCTCCTGGGCATCCTGGCGGTCATCAACTACCGCGGCGTGCGCGCCGGCGCCGGCGCCAGCGACGTCTTGATCGTCACCAAGCTCCTGCCGCTGGTGCTCTTCGTTGTGATCGGTGGCGCCTTGCTGGCGTTCTCAACGCCGGATCTTGCGCCGCCGCTGGCTCCCCGCGGTTCGAGCGCAGACTGGTTCGCGGTCGTCATCCTGCTGGTTTATGCCTACGGCGGATTCGAGGCCGTGCTTATCCCCATGTCTGAGGCCAAAGACCCGCAGCGCGATGTGCCCCTGGCACTGGGGATTGCCCTGGCCAGCGCCGTAGTTCTTTACATGCTGGTGCAATACGTGGTGGTCGCCACGTTGCCCGGAGCCGAGCACAGCACCCGCCCGCTCGCCGACGCTGCCCGCGTCTTCCTGGGTGCGCCCGGCGCCGCGCTCATCAGTCTGGGGGCGTTGCTCTCCGTATACGGCTACTTCACCGCCACCATGCTGGTGACGCCGCGGCTGACCTACGCCTTCGCGGAAGCCGGTGACTTCCCGCGCTGGTTCGCCGCTGTGCACCCGCGCTTCCATACACCGCACGTCTCCATCGTCGTGTTTGCCTTGCTGACGTTCATCCTGGCAGTCATTGGCGACTTCCGCTGGAACCTTACCCTCTCTGCCGTCGCCCGCCTGTTTACCTACGCCGCCGCCTGCGGCGCCGTCCTTGTGTTCCGCCGAAAGGCGGACGCGCCGCCCGCGCTCTTCCGCCTCCCGGCCGCGTGGCTGTTTGTGGCCCTGGGTACGGCTTTCTGCGCGGTCCTGGTCACGCGCATGGGTCGCAACGAGCTGTTCATCATTGTCGCCACCACCACGCTGGCGTTGATGCATTGGCTGGTGACCAATCTCGCGCGCGCTAAACGGGCCTGACTGCCTTGTTGCCACCAACGCGAGGTGCTACGCTGCTGCGTTTCATGCGCGTGCGGATCACAGTCCTTGCCTTCTTCCTCGTGCTGGTTGCCTTCCCGGCATCCTCACAAGACGATTTCATCCGCGAACCGGACGTCGCCGTGCCCATGCGCGATGGCGTGGTCCTGCGCGCCGATGTCTGGCGCCCGCGCGGTCCCGGCCCCTTCCCCACACTCGTCTATCGCACTCCTTACAGCCGCCGTGAAGCTGTCGAGAGCTACACCATCTTCCGCAGCGCGGTGGAGCGCGGATACGCCGTCGTGATCCAGGACGTGCGCGGCCGCTACGACTCCGGCGGCGAGTACGTCGCCTACCGGAATGAAGGCCGCGACGGCTATGACACCATCGAGTGGGCCGCTGCCCAACCCTGGTCGAACGGCAAGGTAGGCACCTTCGGGTTGTCCTATCCTGGCGCGGTACAGTGGCTGGCCGCGCTCGAATCGCCCCCGCATCTGGTCGCCATGGTGCCGGCCATGACCTACCACACGCCGCGTAACTTCTTTTATTCCGGCGGCGTCTTCGACCTCTCCTGGATCGGATGGATCTGGAACAACATCGCGCCCGACACCCGCGCGAGGAAGAACCTCCCCGGGCCGCGCACGGATGACGAAGTCGCCGCCGAGTGGGAGCGCTCCCGCGATCGCATGCGCCATCATCTGCCGCTTTCCACTCTGCCTGACCTGAAAGACGTCGCGCCCTTTTACTACGAGTGGATGCGCCATCCGCCCGCCGACTCCTGGTGGGATTGGGCCGAGCTGCGCGGCAATTTCGGAAAAACCCAGGCCGCCGTGCTCAATCTCTCCGGCTGGCACGATGAAGCCTATGGTCCCGATGGCGCCGTGAACAACTTTGCCGGGTTGGTGGCCGCGCG from Terriglobales bacterium encodes the following:
- a CDS encoding APC family permease, with the translated sequence MAGTKPTHLLRDIGRWSLVGLMLNATIGSAVFGLPSLVAQHLGGAGLWAYPVAAAGMGVIMACFAEVASRFRQAGGPYLYSREAYGRFAGLQIGWLAWLVRIAAAAANANLFVQYAAEFWPRASQPLSRLAIMALLLGILAVINYRGVRAGAGASDVLIVTKLLPLVLFVVIGGALLAFSTPDLAPPLAPRGSSADWFAVVILLVYAYGGFEAVLIPMSEAKDPQRDVPLALGIALASAVVLYMLVQYVVVATLPGAEHSTRPLADAARVFLGAPGAALISLGALLSVYGYFTATMLVTPRLTYAFAEAGDFPRWFAAVHPRFHTPHVSIVVFALLTFILAVIGDFRWNLTLSAVARLFTYAAACGAVLVFRRKADAPPALFRLPAAWLFVALGTAFCAVLVTRMGRNELFIIVATTTLALMHWLVTNLARAKRA